The genomic DNA GCAAAACCCATCGTGGCAAAACTGAAGCCGAAAAGACGAGGATTTCTCTCTGGATGTATGGAAAATCTCGGATGATTTTCCAGTTTACTTGCCTGCCGTCATGGCCAGCAGCGGTGCCCAGCCGGCCTTGAAATGCCGTTTGCCCAGCAGGCGGTTGCAGAGATCATTCAGGCCAAACCAGTGGAAATGGTGTTCGATGCGGGAAAATCCTATTGTTTGCAACAGGGTCAGCAGGGGACGATGATCCAGGCCGGAGGCATGAATTTCGGTCAAAGCGTAAAGTTCCCGGGTCAACTGATTGTTGACCTTCTGGTATTGGCGTTGGGCCGCATGCAGGTGGCGATAGAGGTGCAAAGGCAGGGCAAAGCGCTGGCTGAAGGCCAGGGCCATGTCATGATCGGTGTAAAAAATACCCCCGGGTTTCAACACGCGATACACCTCATTGATCAGGGGGGCATGCTCCAGGAGATGATGCAGGGCCGCAAAACAGACCACCACATCCAGGGAGCAGTCCCGAAAGGGGAGGGCACCCGCATCGCCACAAGTCACCGCACCTGCCGGTGCGGCAAGACGCAAAATTTCCACGGAAAGATCCAGACCCGCCACAAAACGAAAATGGGGACGGGCACACCGCATGACCACCCCACTGCCGCATCCCAGATCCAGCAGGCGATCACCAGATGCCTC from Magnetococcales bacterium includes the following:
- a CDS encoding methyltransferase domain-containing protein, with protein sequence MNDPHITADQVRQANKTFYDLAAPVYETVDGRRTQPVLTWIESRLATLRQEASGDRLLDLGCGSGVVMRCARPHFRFVAGLDLSVEILRLAAPAGAVTCGDAGALPFRDCSLDVVVCFAALHHLLEHAPLINEVYRVLKPGGIFYTDHDMALAFSQRFALPLHLYRHLHAAQRQYQKVNNQLTRELYALTEIHASGLDHRPLLTLLQTIGFSRIEHHFHWFGLNDLCNRLLGKRHFKAGWAPLLAMTAGK